A section of the Prochlorococcus sp. MIT 1341 genome encodes:
- the recO gene encoding DNA repair protein RecO, translating to MTLDKKIQGLVLKIGPLGEHDRLATILSDQEGLTRLAVPGARRPKSRLAAATPLTYLDLFVNAPKGLARVKHLKVLHSFNGVGQKLETLAAAQALAELCLSLVTVNDPIPGLLSTVLMHLERLEAFGKGKESDQCLIIASVTQGCIHLFSLGGYAMPLQKCCRSGDFLNPPLGDWTWECSLIPNEGFAIGAHENSAFRLNPSELALLQRLVRAELPMGKNGRLMGPKHVWLRLLGVVECWIKSHLSTEIRSLAMLREAIIN from the coding sequence GTGACCCTAGATAAAAAGATTCAAGGCCTTGTCTTAAAGATTGGACCACTTGGCGAACATGATCGCCTCGCGACAATTTTGAGTGATCAAGAAGGTTTGACAAGACTTGCTGTCCCAGGGGCAAGGCGACCAAAAAGCAGACTTGCGGCAGCTACACCATTAACCTATTTAGATCTTTTCGTTAATGCACCTAAAGGACTTGCAAGAGTTAAGCACCTAAAAGTTCTACATAGTTTTAATGGGGTTGGTCAAAAGTTAGAGACACTCGCTGCGGCACAGGCTTTAGCTGAACTCTGCCTAAGTCTCGTCACGGTAAATGACCCTATTCCTGGTTTGTTAAGTACCGTTTTAATGCATCTTGAACGTTTAGAAGCTTTTGGGAAGGGAAAAGAATCTGATCAATGCTTAATTATTGCAAGTGTTACCCAGGGGTGTATACACCTTTTTTCCCTTGGTGGCTACGCTATGCCATTGCAAAAGTGCTGCCGCAGTGGCGATTTTTTGAATCCACCATTGGGTGACTGGACATGGGAATGTAGTCTCATCCCTAATGAAGGTTTTGCTATTGGAGCTCATGAAAACTCAGCTTTTAGGCTTAATCCATCTGAGTTGGCTCTTTTGCAAAGGCTAGTCAGAGCTGAACTCCCTATGGGTAAAAATGGACGTCTTATGGGACCGAAGCATGTCTGGCTGAGATTGTTGGGAGTTGTCGAATGTTGGATCAAAAGTCATTTGTCAACGGAAATTCGTTCTCTTGCGATGTTGCGAGAGGCAATTATCAACTAA
- a CDS encoding 2-deoxyribose-5-phosphate aldolase yields the protein MQEKITELARSDLAPLLNQAVLNPHLEEDIFNQICDASKHLGFGGLCTSLNRLPLARERLGKTCETKLITVISFPFGDIPKLLKLAQAEWAIEHGAEELEVVPNFDFLNKGDTNSFGEELFEICSLGLPVRTILDMQNLSPPNLKIAVQASLEAGVIGFQTGNGFGRIVTLEDIKNLVNITGQCSQIKAVGGMHTLEKTLEVLHAGATLVGTSKGPEIMQFLRNK from the coding sequence ATGCAAGAAAAGATCACTGAACTTGCTAGATCGGATTTGGCGCCCCTACTGAATCAGGCGGTGTTAAATCCACACCTTGAGGAAGATATTTTTAATCAAATTTGTGATGCTTCAAAACACCTTGGCTTTGGAGGATTGTGCACGAGTCTCAATAGGCTGCCTCTCGCCCGAGAAAGACTTGGGAAGACTTGTGAGACGAAGCTCATTACTGTGATTTCATTTCCTTTTGGCGATATTCCTAAGTTATTAAAGCTAGCTCAAGCTGAATGGGCGATAGAACATGGGGCTGAAGAATTAGAAGTGGTTCCAAATTTTGACTTCCTTAATAAGGGAGATACTAATAGTTTTGGGGAAGAGCTTTTTGAAATTTGCTCTTTAGGTTTGCCAGTACGAACAATTTTGGATATGCAAAACTTATCGCCTCCCAATCTCAAAATTGCTGTTCAAGCTTCCCTTGAAGCAGGGGTGATTGGTTTTCAAACTGGTAATGGATTTGGACGTATTGTGACATTAGAAGATATTAAAAATTTGGTAAATATTACAGGTCAGTGTTCTCAAATAAAGGCAGTAGGAGGTATGCATACGCTCGAGAAAACCCTTGAGGTTCTTCATGCAGGTGCAACTCTTGTAGGGACAAGTAAAGGTCCTGAGATTATGCAGTTTCTGCGTAATAAATAG
- the hpf gene encoding ribosome hibernation-promoting factor, HPF/YfiA family gives MKLLIHGRNLEITPAIREYTQAKLEKACHHFGGMVQEADIHLSVARNPRVPQQTAEVTVFANGIVIRAQERSESLYASIDLVASKLCRQLRRYKDRNTDHHHSPGHNASETPTTEAVLSETMVEGSLLEGKKVNLPQPGIRRKYFAMLPMTVEEARHQLDLIDHDFYLFREEGSGELQVIYKRNHGGYGLIEARE, from the coding sequence ATGAAGCTGCTGATCCATGGTCGAAATCTCGAAATAACTCCTGCCATTCGTGAGTACACCCAGGCAAAACTAGAAAAAGCCTGTCACCATTTTGGAGGAATGGTACAAGAAGCAGACATTCATTTGTCAGTGGCCCGTAATCCAAGGGTGCCACAACAAACAGCAGAAGTAACTGTTTTTGCTAATGGCATTGTGATTAGAGCCCAAGAACGAAGTGAAAGCCTTTATGCAAGCATTGATCTTGTGGCTAGCAAGTTGTGTCGCCAATTGAGAAGATATAAAGATCGAAATACTGATCACCACCACAGCCCTGGGCACAATGCCTCAGAAACCCCTACAACAGAGGCTGTATTAAGTGAAACTATGGTAGAAGGTTCTCTTTTAGAAGGTAAGAAAGTCAATCTCCCCCAACCAGGTATTCGTAGAAAATACTTTGCTATGTTGCCAATGACTGTTGAAGAGGCTAGACATCAGCTTGACCTGATTGACCATGACTTTTATCTTTTTCGTGAAGAGGGTAGTGGTGAATTGCAGGTGATTTATAAACGTAATCATGGTGGATATGGTCTTATAGAGGCTCGCGAATAA
- the lipB gene encoding lipoyl(octanoyl) transferase LipB, with amino-acid sequence MPIDKSKLGTRTESANLIPTFLFKPKKFVDYETALKWQQNWQKHLFEAKKTAQAIWLLEHPLCYTMGKGSTEKNLLFDPLTSQWPLYKINRGGEVTCHMPGQLVAYPVLDLRKYQTDLHWYLRKLEAVLINVLTNMGLVGKRRKGLTGVWIEDRKVASIGVSCRRWVTQHGLALNVNCDMEAFRAVVPCGLVNHPMGKINDWIPGITVEEVKPLLMQSFKKHFHLDWKKMESLESSEEFSSYF; translated from the coding sequence GTGCCTATAGATAAAAGCAAGTTAGGAACAAGAACAGAATCAGCAAACCTTATTCCGACTTTTCTTTTTAAGCCGAAGAAATTTGTCGATTACGAAACAGCTCTAAAATGGCAGCAGAACTGGCAAAAACACTTATTTGAAGCTAAAAAAACAGCCCAGGCAATTTGGCTATTGGAGCATCCACTTTGTTACACAATGGGTAAAGGGTCCACTGAAAAAAATTTGCTTTTCGACCCACTAACTTCACAATGGCCTCTCTACAAAATAAATCGTGGTGGCGAAGTAACTTGTCATATGCCTGGACAATTAGTTGCATATCCCGTTTTAGACCTAAGAAAATATCAAACTGATTTGCATTGGTACTTGCGTAAACTCGAGGCAGTCTTAATTAACGTGCTTACAAATATGGGCTTGGTGGGGAAGAGGCGCAAAGGCTTGACAGGGGTATGGATAGAAGATCGAAAGGTCGCATCGATAGGAGTTAGTTGCCGTCGTTGGGTAACTCAACATGGACTAGCACTTAATGTCAATTGCGACATGGAGGCATTTAGAGCGGTTGTGCCATGTGGCCTGGTAAACCATCCCATGGGCAAAATAAATGATTGGATTCCTGGGATAACCGTTGAAGAAGTTAAACCTCTTTTGATGCAATCCTTTAAAAAGCACTTTCACTTGGACTGGAAGAAAATGGAGTCTTTAGAAAGCTCAGAAGAATTTTCTTCTTATTTTTAG
- a CDS encoding AMP-binding protein, producing MQAKESKLAKSSWKRHWKEKKALSSRTHFESIGRVDQIWPWLAARYCDLVAVDAPHAAHPENFSYFELAETIGFAASAFYGLGTKKGDVIALFAENSPRWLIADQALMRLDAANAVRGASAPLEELRYILEDSGSSGLIVQSAELWKQLALTKEQKSKLKFVLQLEGEAELGIMGWGDFLESGKGKKAIEITNQRGMDSSNSTMATILYTSGTTGQPKGVPLKHSNLIHQIKSLACIAHPLPGAPVLSVLPIWHAYERSAEYYFFSCGCTQTYTTIKHLKNDLVKIKPIVMVTVPRLWEAVQMGFDDAVKKMPKLRQLVLKTALTNSKAHTKSWRTTRNLLLQPVNPLKRLFAFCECSFRWPFHRFASGMIWPKVLAQLCGGRLRFPINGGGAIAPHVDSFFESLGVEMLVGYGLTETSPVVSCRRPWRNIRGSSGLPLPGTQFKIVNPENKTPLKFRERGLVLVKGPQVMNGYLGKPDATKKVLDKDGWFNTGDLGMLLPDGSIVITGRAKDTIVLSNGENIEPGPLEETLLSSPLVEQVMLVGQDERLLGALIVPNLEEIKLWATQKGIALPNDFPGTASEKALLKSLRGDLNLLLANRRGARVEERLVGLAFVEPFTIENGLLTQTLKQRRERISERDQLEIKAIYSR from the coding sequence ATGCAAGCAAAGGAATCTAAATTGGCAAAATCGAGTTGGAAGAGGCATTGGAAAGAGAAAAAAGCTCTCTCTAGTCGTACTCATTTTGAGAGCATTGGCCGAGTAGACCAAATTTGGCCTTGGTTAGCAGCTCGCTATTGCGACTTAGTTGCAGTAGATGCACCACATGCTGCTCATCCAGAAAATTTTTCCTACTTTGAGCTCGCCGAAACAATAGGATTTGCAGCCTCAGCTTTTTATGGGTTAGGGACCAAAAAAGGGGACGTCATAGCCCTTTTTGCAGAAAACAGTCCTCGATGGTTAATTGCTGATCAAGCATTAATGCGACTAGATGCAGCAAATGCGGTACGAGGAGCTTCCGCTCCATTGGAAGAGCTTCGCTATATCCTCGAAGACTCAGGGTCAAGTGGTCTGATAGTACAAAGCGCAGAATTATGGAAGCAGCTTGCACTAACTAAAGAACAAAAAAGTAAACTTAAATTTGTCCTTCAATTAGAAGGCGAAGCGGAACTTGGAATAATGGGGTGGGGTGATTTTTTAGAAAGCGGAAAAGGGAAGAAAGCTATAGAAATAACCAATCAGAGAGGCATGGATTCGTCAAATTCGACTATGGCAACAATCCTCTATACCTCTGGGACGACAGGTCAACCTAAAGGGGTACCTCTCAAGCACTCAAACCTTATTCATCAAATCAAATCTCTAGCTTGCATAGCCCATCCTTTACCAGGTGCTCCTGTACTCAGTGTGTTGCCTATCTGGCACGCATATGAAAGGAGTGCAGAATATTATTTTTTTTCCTGTGGTTGTACACAGACTTATACAACTATTAAACACCTTAAGAATGACTTGGTAAAAATTAAACCAATAGTGATGGTTACGGTTCCCCGTCTCTGGGAAGCCGTGCAAATGGGGTTTGATGATGCAGTAAAAAAAATGCCTAAGCTAAGACAATTGGTTCTCAAAACAGCCTTAACCAACAGCAAAGCGCACACAAAATCATGGAGAACAACGCGTAATTTGCTTTTACAGCCAGTCAATCCCCTAAAAAGACTGTTTGCTTTTTGCGAATGCTCCTTTCGTTGGCCCTTCCATAGATTTGCATCAGGAATGATTTGGCCCAAAGTTTTAGCACAGTTGTGTGGAGGAAGATTACGGTTCCCTATCAATGGAGGCGGTGCAATAGCTCCACATGTTGATTCTTTTTTTGAATCATTGGGAGTCGAAATGCTTGTTGGGTATGGGCTTACAGAAACAAGTCCTGTTGTGAGTTGCCGTAGGCCTTGGCGAAATATTCGAGGTAGTTCTGGGCTGCCACTTCCAGGTACTCAATTCAAAATCGTTAACCCCGAAAATAAAACCCCTTTGAAGTTTCGAGAACGAGGCCTTGTATTGGTAAAAGGACCACAAGTAATGAATGGTTATCTCGGGAAGCCAGACGCAACAAAGAAGGTACTTGATAAGGACGGGTGGTTTAACACAGGCGATCTTGGGATGCTTTTACCTGATGGATCAATAGTTATAACGGGTCGAGCTAAGGACACAATCGTCCTTAGTAATGGAGAAAATATTGAACCTGGGCCACTTGAAGAGACCCTATTGAGCAGTCCCCTTGTTGAGCAAGTAATGCTTGTTGGACAAGACGAACGTCTTCTTGGGGCTTTAATTGTTCCTAATCTTGAAGAAATTAAACTATGGGCAACTCAAAAAGGCATTGCATTACCTAATGATTTTCCTGGCACTGCATCAGAGAAAGCTCTTCTCAAATCCCTTCGAGGGGATCTAAATCTTCTTTTAGCTAATCGAAGGGGAGCAAGGGTAGAAGAAAGACTTGTCGGGTTGGCTTTTGTTGAACCTTTTACTATCGAGAATGGCCTCCTAACACAGACTCTTAAACAACGTCGTGAAAGGATTTCTGAAAGGGATCAACTGGAAATAAAGGCGATTTATAGCCGATGA
- a CDS encoding YlqD family protein → MTEGHVLTIKRSITVKAVVTPSWKEEAEKELSNAISASDQQLAQLEQEGQQFINEVRNQSANPLDPRVQEQVGQIQQQVAAKRSEIEEQKRNLLQQQVQIRELEMEQIVEQGQIESLCELTVGENLVKKMQVSITVRDGVVESIDEN, encoded by the coding sequence ATGACTGAGGGGCACGTCCTGACTATTAAACGGTCAATTACCGTCAAAGCGGTAGTGACACCATCCTGGAAAGAAGAAGCCGAAAAAGAACTGAGCAATGCCATTTCAGCCTCTGATCAACAGCTGGCGCAATTAGAGCAAGAAGGTCAGCAATTTATCAATGAAGTCCGTAATCAAAGTGCAAACCCTTTAGACCCACGGGTTCAAGAACAAGTTGGACAAATTCAGCAACAAGTTGCTGCAAAGAGGTCAGAAATTGAAGAACAAAAAAGAAATTTGCTGCAACAACAGGTTCAAATTCGTGAATTGGAGATGGAGCAAATTGTTGAACAAGGTCAGATAGAGAGTCTGTGCGAACTAACAGTTGGAGAAAACCTAGTAAAAAAAATGCAAGTCTCCATAACCGTTCGTGATGGTGTAGTGGAATCTATTGATGAAAACTGA
- a CDS encoding dihydrolipoamide acetyltransferase family protein: MATHDIFMPALSSTMTEGKIVEWLKKPGEKVGRGESVLVVESDKADMDVESFQEGYLAAVLMPAGSTAPVGETIGLIVESEDEIASVQGKAPQPSISDSPQPKATPVSTPKSESTSDSQTAIDENEKLEDQSKTLPRQVPQVKNTGRIVASPRAKKLASQKGVDLSTIHGSGPHGRIQVEDVQRATGQPISVPWVAESNAPATLPEDRITKSNSPKESSPSSNSLKGKSFGTPGQVVAFNTLQQAVNRNMEASLATPCFHVGYTISTDSLDTLYKEVKPNGVTMTALLAKAIGLTLARHPQVNAAKNEEGMSYPDQINVAVAVAMEDGGLITPVLQNVDKTNLIELSKQWSDLVKRSRAKQLQPEEYSSGTFTLSNLGMFGVDRFDAILPPGTGAILAVAASRAVVVANKNGSISVKRQMQVNLTADHRVIYGADGAAFLKDLADLIENRTESILA, from the coding sequence ATGGCAACTCACGACATCTTCATGCCTGCTCTTAGCTCAACTATGACGGAAGGCAAAATCGTTGAATGGCTTAAGAAACCTGGAGAAAAAGTTGGACGAGGTGAATCTGTCTTGGTAGTTGAATCAGACAAAGCCGATATGGATGTTGAATCCTTTCAAGAAGGCTATCTTGCCGCAGTTTTGATGCCCGCAGGCAGTACTGCCCCTGTGGGTGAAACCATCGGATTAATTGTCGAAAGCGAGGATGAGATTGCTTCTGTCCAAGGGAAAGCACCTCAACCATCCATCTCAGACTCTCCACAACCAAAAGCAACTCCAGTCTCTACTCCTAAATCTGAATCAACTTCAGATTCGCAAACTGCTATTGACGAAAATGAAAAACTTGAAGATCAATCCAAAACTCTTCCTAGACAAGTACCTCAAGTAAAAAACACTGGAAGGATAGTAGCTTCACCTCGGGCTAAAAAGCTGGCCTCCCAAAAAGGCGTTGACCTTTCAACCATCCATGGGAGCGGACCTCATGGTCGTATTCAAGTAGAAGATGTTCAAAGAGCGACTGGACAGCCAATTAGCGTCCCATGGGTGGCAGAAAGCAATGCCCCTGCAACACTTCCAGAAGATCGAATAACTAAAAGCAATTCTCCTAAAGAAAGCAGTCCTTCCTCTAACTCTTTAAAAGGGAAAAGCTTTGGAACACCAGGGCAAGTAGTTGCTTTTAACACGCTGCAGCAGGCAGTAAATCGCAATATGGAAGCAAGTTTAGCCACCCCATGTTTTCACGTTGGTTATACAATTTCTACTGATTCCTTAGATACCCTTTATAAGGAAGTCAAACCCAATGGGGTTACAATGACTGCCCTATTGGCTAAAGCAATTGGATTAACCCTTGCAAGACATCCTCAAGTAAATGCTGCAAAGAATGAAGAAGGGATGTCATACCCAGATCAAATAAATGTCGCAGTGGCAGTAGCGATGGAAGACGGCGGATTGATTACACCTGTTCTACAAAATGTTGATAAAACAAACTTGATCGAGTTGTCCAAACAATGGTCGGATTTAGTAAAAAGATCTAGAGCTAAACAGCTTCAGCCTGAGGAATATTCAAGCGGAACCTTTACTTTATCCAACCTAGGAATGTTTGGAGTGGATCGTTTTGATGCAATTTTGCCTCCTGGTACAGGAGCGATTCTTGCAGTTGCAGCCTCTAGAGCAGTTGTTGTGGCAAATAAAAATGGATCAATTTCAGTAAAACGTCAGATGCAAGTAAATTTGACTGCTGATCACCGGGTGATTTATGGAGCGGATGGAGCAGCTTTCCTTAAAGATCTTGCCGATTTAATTGAAAATCGAACAGAATCAATACTCGCTTAA
- the queA gene encoding tRNA preQ1(34) S-adenosylmethionine ribosyltransferase-isomerase QueA gives MADRKDFLLSSYNYVLPSERIAQRPVEPRHAAGLLIVGDKNFGTTGTKHAKVWDWLNELKPNDLIVLNDTRVLKARLKVRRLNGGLAELLVLEPKGQGQWLCLARPAKKLRPNETIWLEALEQEPLPLKVISNDSSSGGKIIEFPICYSDAKSIEVLLERYGEVPLPPYIASHDKNDEARYQTRYAAHPGAVAAPTAGLHLSDELLKALAKKGIKKTTITLHVGLGTFRPVDAEDLSNLQLHSEWIEVKKDAVEAVAECRITNGRVIAVGTTSVRALEGAASAGDGRLREFRGPVNLVIKPGYRFSVVDGLLTNFHLPKSSLLFLVSALIGRERLLALYEEAIEHQYRFFSYGDAMWIPPEAVLLEAKPRN, from the coding sequence GTGGCAGATAGAAAAGATTTCTTGCTTAGTTCCTATAACTATGTGCTTCCTTCTGAACGCATAGCACAAAGACCTGTTGAGCCACGACATGCAGCTGGGCTTTTGATAGTGGGAGATAAAAACTTTGGCACTACGGGTACTAAACATGCAAAAGTTTGGGATTGGCTAAATGAATTAAAACCTAATGATTTAATTGTCTTGAATGACACTCGTGTATTAAAGGCTAGGTTAAAGGTTCGACGCCTAAATGGTGGATTAGCAGAACTACTAGTCCTTGAGCCTAAGGGGCAAGGACAATGGTTGTGCCTAGCAAGACCTGCTAAAAAACTACGCCCAAACGAAACCATCTGGTTAGAAGCTCTTGAACAGGAGCCTCTTCCCCTGAAAGTTATAAGTAACGACTCCAGCTCTGGGGGCAAAATTATTGAATTTCCCATTTGCTATTCAGATGCAAAGAGCATAGAAGTTTTGTTGGAGCGATATGGAGAAGTACCTTTGCCACCGTATATCGCAAGCCATGATAAGAACGATGAAGCTCGATACCAAACAAGATACGCAGCTCACCCTGGAGCAGTAGCAGCACCAACAGCAGGTCTTCACTTAAGTGATGAGCTGCTAAAGGCTCTTGCTAAAAAAGGGATCAAAAAGACGACAATCACCTTGCACGTTGGGTTAGGCACGTTTAGACCGGTCGACGCAGAAGACCTCTCTAACCTTCAATTACATAGTGAATGGATTGAAGTCAAAAAGGATGCAGTAGAAGCTGTCGCAGAATGCCGTATTACTAATGGAAGAGTTATTGCCGTTGGCACTACAAGCGTAAGAGCGCTCGAAGGAGCAGCGTCCGCAGGTGACGGCAGGCTGCGAGAATTTAGAGGGCCTGTGAATTTAGTAATTAAACCTGGTTACAGGTTCTCAGTAGTAGATGGGCTGTTAACCAATTTTCATTTACCTAAAAGTTCACTTCTTTTTCTCGTAAGTGCGTTAATCGGCCGTGAACGTCTATTAGCACTCTATGAAGAAGCCATTGAGCACCAATACCGATTTTTCTCTTATGGGGATGCAATGTGGATCCCTCCTGAAGCCGTGCTTCTAGAAGCGAAGCCTAGAAACTAA
- the cysK gene encoding cysteine synthase A has product MSRIYEDNSLAIGNTPLVKLHSVTENCKATVLAKIEGRNPAYSVKCRIGANMIWDAEKRGVLTKEKTIVEPTSGNTGIALAFTAAARGYKLILTMPESMSIERRRVMAVLGAEIILTEAAKGMPGAIARAKEIAESDSDKYFMPGQFENPANPDIHFKTTGPEIWNDCDGQIDVLVAGVGTGGTITGVSRYIKQQQGKSILSVAVEPSHSPVITQTLNGEEIKPGPHKIQGIGAGFIPKNLDLSVVDKVEQVSNEESVAMALRLAQEEGLLVGISCGAAAVAAIRLAEKAEYEGKTIVVILPDMAERYLSSILFETVPTGIIQEPTAA; this is encoded by the coding sequence ATGTCACGCATTTACGAAGACAACAGCCTGGCGATTGGGAACACGCCATTAGTCAAGCTCCATTCGGTTACTGAGAACTGCAAGGCAACAGTTCTTGCCAAGATAGAAGGTCGAAATCCTGCCTATAGCGTTAAGTGCAGAATTGGTGCAAACATGATTTGGGATGCAGAAAAACGAGGTGTTCTGACAAAAGAAAAAACTATCGTTGAACCTACTTCAGGTAACACAGGTATTGCACTTGCTTTTACCGCTGCAGCTCGTGGCTACAAGTTGATTCTTACTATGCCGGAATCAATGTCCATAGAGCGGCGCAGAGTTATGGCTGTTCTTGGCGCGGAGATTATCCTCACTGAGGCCGCTAAGGGAATGCCTGGAGCAATTGCTCGAGCAAAGGAAATCGCTGAGAGTGATTCCGATAAGTATTTCATGCCTGGACAGTTCGAGAATCCTGCTAATCCAGACATTCACTTCAAAACAACCGGACCAGAGATCTGGAATGACTGTGACGGACAAATTGATGTTCTAGTTGCTGGTGTAGGCACAGGGGGGACGATTACTGGCGTCTCACGCTATATCAAGCAACAGCAAGGTAAATCGATTCTTTCAGTTGCAGTAGAGCCTTCTCATAGTCCTGTGATCACACAAACTCTAAATGGAGAAGAGATCAAACCTGGACCTCATAAAATCCAAGGTATAGGAGCAGGGTTTATTCCCAAGAATTTGGATCTTTCTGTTGTAGACAAGGTTGAGCAGGTGTCCAATGAAGAGTCGGTAGCTATGGCACTACGCTTGGCACAGGAAGAAGGCCTTTTGGTTGGTATCTCTTGTGGAGCAGCTGCTGTTGCTGCAATTAGATTGGCAGAAAAGGCGGAGTATGAAGGGAAAACAATTGTTGTTATTCTCCCGGACATGGCAGAACGTTATCTTTCATCAATCTTATTTGAGACTGTTCCTACTGGGATTATTCAGGAGCCTACTGCGGCTTAG
- a CDS encoding PLP-dependent transferase produces MTPRDLLKEPCWEGTDLGEALPDSPHAVSVALPRWQDVIDYEEKNSDCLNSLKAIYPRFGFNPLVAELATNALRLQDPVYINAWPYPTKEIATLAKFHCKNSQPFGKCEVREVLGLQCLLTDSDSAIPAKAFWQHSGLGASSREAAIALGKEPEPVIKIVADARFTLKSRLAEIYQCERDLIYLHPSGMAAFYAALFAVNELFPDKPTLQLGFPYVDVLKLPSVVFKGSTLLLRTDREALIAELEKKKPSALVVELPSNPMLQCIDLPLVADIAHERGVLIIADDTIGSALNIDALPYADLIFSSLTKSFAGRGDILAGSLVVSPKSRWRRVLSEKLSKPLSVLGASDSIELEIASRDVAVRLPKLNKACAQLADRLSSHPAVARVLHPGTCLNFKKLMREGSGYGCLLSFELIGGLPKARKFYDSIRVCKGPSLGTNFTLVCPYVLLAHYGELSWAEECGVPSHLIRVSVGLEDSDILWEKFKVALEN; encoded by the coding sequence GTGACTCCTCGCGATCTTCTTAAAGAGCCATGCTGGGAAGGTACTGATTTAGGTGAAGCGCTACCTGATAGCCCCCATGCAGTTTCTGTGGCACTACCAAGATGGCAAGATGTAATTGATTATGAAGAAAAGAATAGTGATTGCCTTAACTCCTTAAAGGCGATATACCCACGATTTGGCTTTAATCCATTAGTAGCGGAATTAGCAACTAATGCCTTGCGTTTGCAAGACCCTGTTTATATCAATGCTTGGCCTTATCCCACAAAAGAGATAGCTACTCTTGCAAAATTCCATTGCAAAAATAGTCAACCATTTGGTAAATGCGAAGTAAGAGAAGTCCTTGGTCTGCAATGTCTACTTACCGATTCTGATTCGGCAATCCCTGCAAAGGCTTTTTGGCAACACTCCGGTTTAGGAGCATCTTCTCGTGAAGCCGCCATTGCTCTTGGTAAGGAGCCTGAACCTGTGATCAAGATTGTGGCTGATGCAAGATTTACTTTGAAATCTCGATTAGCAGAGATTTATCAATGTGAAAGAGACCTGATTTATCTCCATCCATCAGGGATGGCGGCCTTCTATGCAGCTCTTTTTGCAGTTAATGAATTATTCCCTGATAAACCAACTCTTCAACTTGGCTTCCCCTATGTAGATGTTTTGAAACTTCCTTCAGTAGTTTTCAAAGGAAGCACACTTTTACTTAGAACAGATCGAGAAGCTTTAATTGCAGAACTGGAAAAGAAAAAGCCTTCGGCGCTTGTTGTAGAACTACCAAGTAACCCCATGCTGCAATGCATAGATCTACCTCTAGTAGCCGATATAGCTCATGAAAGAGGTGTTCTAATTATTGCGGATGACACAATTGGCTCTGCATTAAATATTGATGCACTTCCCTATGCAGATTTGATTTTTAGTTCATTAACTAAGAGTTTTGCGGGAAGAGGGGACATACTTGCTGGTTCATTGGTAGTTAGTCCTAAATCTCGATGGAGGAGGGTGCTATCTGAAAAACTTTCTAAACCTTTATCAGTCCTTGGTGCATCTGATTCTATTGAGCTTGAAATAGCAAGTAGAGATGTTGCTGTCCGTTTGCCAAAGCTTAATAAGGCTTGTGCTCAGCTGGCGGATCGCTTATCTAGTCATCCTGCGGTGGCGAGAGTTCTTCATCCTGGGACATGTCTTAACTTCAAAAAGCTAATGCGAGAAGGTTCTGGATATGGTTGCCTGCTTTCATTTGAACTAATTGGGGGCCTTCCAAAAGCAAGGAAATTTTATGATTCTATTAGAGTTTGCAAAGGACCAAGTCTTGGGACGAATTTCACATTGGTCTGTCCATATGTTTTGCTTGCTCATTACGGCGAATTGAGTTGGGCTGAAGAATGTGGAGTCCCCTCGCATTTGATTCGGGTATCAGTTGGCTTGGAAGATTCAGACATACTTTGGGAAAAATTTAAAGTTGCGCTTGAGAATTAA